Genomic window (Melioribacteraceae bacterium):
TTAGGGCTTATCATAAAAATAATAATGAAGCACATCGAAATGTTGTGTTAATCCCTTCCTCCGCACACGGTACAAATCCCGCAAGCGCGGTAATGGCAGGCAATAAAGTTGTTGTAGTAAAGTGTGATGATAAAGGAAACATTGATGTTGCTGACCTCAAAATTAAAGCCGAACAGAATAAAGATTACCTCTCATCATTAATGGTAACGTACCCTTCAACTCATGGTGTGTTCGAAGAAAGCATAAAAGAAGTTTGCCAGATTATTCACGACAATGGCGGTTTGGTTTATATGGATGGCGCTAACTTGAATGCGCAATTAGGTCTTACCAGCCCCGGCTTAATTGGCGCAGATGTGTGTCACTTAAATTTACACAAGACATTTGCCATACCACACGGCGGCGGCGGACCCGGTGTAGGTCCGATCGCTGTAAATTCAAAATTAAAACCATACTTGCCTTCACACTCCATTGTAAAAGTAGGTGGACAAAAAGGAATCAATGCTGTATCTGCATCACCTTGGGGAAGCGCGAATGTGTTAATAATATCTTATGGATACATCAAAATGTTAGGTTCATTTGGATTAAAACATGCTACAAAGGTTGCTATACTTAATGCCAATTATATTAAATCGAGATTGCAGAATATTTATCCAGTTCTCTATTATGGCACAAATGGTTTTGTAGCTCATGAATTAATTTTTGATTTAAGAAATCTTAAAAGTAGCGTAAATATTGAAGTTGATGATATAGCTAAAAGATTGATGGATTATGGTTTCCACGCACCGACTGTTTCATTTCCGGTTCCGGGTACAATAATGGTTGAGCCGACAGAGAGCGAATCATTGAGGGAGTTGGATAGATTTGTAGAAGCAATGCTCAAAATTCGAGATGAAATTTCATTGATCGAATCGGGAACATTTGATAAAGAAAATAATCCACTTAAGAATGCGCCTCACACAGCTAAAGTTGTCACTTCTGATGATTGGGATAAAGCTTACTCTCGATCTGTAGCGGCGTTCCCAACTGAGTTCTCTAGATCAAATAAATTTTGGCCAAGTGTAAGTCGCGTTAATAATGCTTATGGTGATAGAAATTTGGTTTGCAGTTGTTTGCCAATCTCTGATTATGAAGAAGTAAAATAATATTTTCTATGAATAGTGAAACAGAAAATATTTGCACGATTCTCAAAAAATCAAGATCAATTGCTGTTTATGGGATCTCCAGCAATTCTTCAAGAATAAGCAGACAAATTGCGTCATTTTTAAAATCTAGCGGATATCATGTCGTTGGAGTTAATCCCTCAATTGATTTGGCTGGGGATATTGTAGTGTATCCAAATTTAAAAGCAATCCCGCACCATATTGATATAGTAAATGTATTTAGAAGATCCGAAGAAATTCCCGAACTAATAAATGATACTCTGCAAATTAAACCAAACGTGCTCTGGCTACAAGAGGGTATTAGAAACGATGAAGCTGTAAAACCTATTGTTGAGAAGGGAATTACAGTTATTCAAGATAAGTGTATTGCTGTGTTATATAATCATTGCAAAGCTATTGGTAGTTAATCGGATTTATGAAAAATAACAGCCGGATAAAATATTTATTCATTCTCACTATAATAGTTTTATCCGGCTCTTTTCATCTCACCCACTCACAAGTTCTAATCGATTCTCTATTCGTTAATAAAAATAGTATACAGATTGACTCAATAATTATCTCCGGTAATGATCTGACTGAAGAATTTATTATTCGCCGGGAATTGACATTTAATCCGGGTGATACAATTACTTTAAACGATTATATCTTTAACAGAGAGAGGCTTTACAGTCTAAGATTATTTTCAAAAGTATTGTTTTTAATTGAAGAAGAAAAAAACTTGCTCAATATTCAAGTAACCGAATCATGGTATATATATCCACTTCCATTTCTGCATTTAAAAGAAAAATCATTAAAAAAATCAAATTTTGGTTTCTATCTATTAGTTAGGAATTTTCGCGGTCGGAATGAAACGATAAGAACATTTTTTAGCTTTGGATATGATAAGTACTTTACAATCATCTATGAGAATCCATCAGTCTTCTTCCAGAATGATATCGGATTTTCTTTCAGCTCATCCTATTCAAAATTTAATAACAGAAGCATAAAAGCAGAAGAGGCGGCTGGCGGTAATTTTATTTATTATAATTTTTCATTAGGGATTGGAGTTTCTAAGCGATTCGATCAGTATAATATTTTAACCGGCTTCGCCGGATACCAATATTTGAAAGCGCCAGTTGCTTTAAATAGGGTTACCGCAAGCGGTAAAAATATTGATCGGGTGTCTTCCTTTGGCGCGGCATATTATTATGATTCAAGAGATCTGAAACAGTTTTCTGAAAGCGGAATGCTAACATATATAAGTTATAACGAAAAAGGATTGGAGTCTAAAGAAGTAGATTATTCAATATTAGATTATGACTTGCGGTTTTATAAAACTATTACTGAAGATATTTTCGCAAAAATTAGATTAGCAGGAAGAAATTCATTCCGCGATGTTCCTTTTTATGATCAATCATTTTTGGGATATGACTATATAGTGAGGGGTGAATCGGATAATGAAAGGGAAGACTACAATCTTTTCATGTATTCGTTAGAAATAAGTTACCCAATAATTAAATCGTGGAATTTGAGTTTGGATTTACCGCTCATTCCGAAAAAATTGACTTCTGCTCGAATTGATCTTTACTTGAGTTCATTTTTTGATTCGGGGACAACGTTTGGTAAAAATAAAATTATTTCTACCGATGGATATTATTACGGATATGGTTTAGGATTAACTATTTTAGTGCTCCCTTATAATGCAATAAGGATGGAATTCGCATTGAACAAAAAAGGTGTAGGAGAATTTTTATTTGGAACCGGTTTTTCTTTCTAATACAGAACTATATTTATCCTCATCTATTGATAATGGTTATGTTGTTATTACTGATGAGGAGCAGCATCATATCATTAATGTGATGCGACATAAGATTAATGATAATCTAAATGTGACTGATGGTAAGGGAAACATTTACAATACTGAAATCGTAACTATAACTAAAACGCAACTTACGGCTAAAATTATTTCCACTTTAACATATCCCAACACTTTTCAGAATATAATATTCTGCATCCCCAGATTAAAAAATAATGACCGCTTTGAATTTGCGCTTGAAAAGTGTGTTGAGCTGGGCATAAATAGATTTATTGTTTTTGATTCGGATAGAACTGTAGCAAAGGGTAATAAAATTGATCGATGGCAAAAACTAATTACTTCCGCCATGAAGCAATCGTTGCAAGCCTGGCTACCAACAGTTTCCTACGCAAAAAACTTTAATGAATTGATGAAACTGGAAGGAAAGAAATTCATCTTCGATCAAAAAGGGGAAATGCGGCTGAATGAAATTATGAGTTCTGGTTACTCTACAGAGTTATTAATGAAAGATACTCTCAATTATTTTGTATTTGGACCTGAGGGAGGGTTTTCGAGTGAAGAGTATAGAGTAATGAGTGAAGAGTTGAAAATTAGATTAACTTCAAATCGATTGAGAAGTGAAACTGCAATTATCACTGCCGCTGTTTTACTATTTACATCTTAAATTAACTCAATACTTTTTTTGATAAGCCGTTCAAAATCCTTTTTTACAATTTCAGCTGTCTCCATTACCTCTTTATGTGAAAGTTTTTGAGATGATAATCCGGCCGCGTAATTAGTTATACATGAGATTGATGAAACTTCTAAACCTAAACTTTTAGCGAAAATTGCTTCGTGAACTGTTGACATTCCTACGGCATCCCCTCCAAATTTCTGAACCATTTTTATTTCTGCGGGAGTTTCGTATGATGGACCTTTTGTAAACCAATAAACGCCATGCCTCAATAATATTTTCTCTTCGAGAGCCGCGTTCATAATTGAAGAATTTAATTTTTCGGAAGGGAAATCTATAAATGAATTTTTTGCTTCAATTGAGGGAAGACTAATTAATAAACTTAATTCCCTCTTTAAATTGATTGCGTTAAAAGAGGAAGCAAGCATCAAATCACCCGGATGAAAATTAGAATTAACACCTCCGGCGGCATTGGTTAAAATGAGATTGTTAATCTTCAACTGAGCCGCAATAACGATTGGCAGCACACATTTTTCAATATCATAACCTTCATAAAAGTGAATTCTTCCCTGAACAATTAAAAGTTTTTTCCCTTTATATTCAGAGAAATGCAAAAAACCAGAGTGCCCTTGAACTGTTGATTTTGGATAATTATTTAATGAAGAAGTCGCAATGCTTTTTTTTGTATCAACCTTATCGGCAAAATCTCCGAGTCCACTACCAAGCACAATACAAATATCGGGCTTAAAAGGGGCTTCAGTTTCAATTTGTTTTAACAGTGATTTATATTTTTCTGAAAAGTTTATCATGCCATAATTCCAGCTAAAGTTGCCGTAAGAAGAGTTGCCAATGTACCTGCGATTAAAGCTCTTATTCCGAGTTTTGCTAAATCACCTCTGCGTTCCGGTGCAAGTGGGGAGATGCCTCCAATCTGAATTGCGATTGAACTAAAATTGGCGAACCCGCACAATGCGTAAGTTGCCATTAGAATTGCTTTTGGATTCGTAAGATTTTTTAATTCAATAAGCTTGCTCATATCTAGATAAGCTACAAATTCATTCAATACAACTTTGGTACCGAGTAAACTACCGAAATAATAAGCGCTGTCCCATGGAACACCGATGCTGAATGCTAAAAATTGTAGTATTGAACCAAACAAAAATTGAAAGCTGAGAGTCTGATTAAAATTTGCCATTAAATAAGCATTTAATCCGGTAACATCACCAATTTGTCCCATCAAATAATTTAGTAGTGATATAATTGCAATAAATCCGATGAGCATGGCTGCAACATTAATTGCCAGTTGCATTCCATCACTAGCACCCGCAGCAGCCGCTTCAATAACATTGGAAGATGTTTTTTCTACATTAACTTTTACTTTACCTTTAGTTTCGGGTTCACCGATTTCAGGAATAATTATTTTTGAGATTAATAACGAAGCTGGTGCCGCCATTACGCTAGCTCCCAGTAAATGGGTCGCGAATAACAATTGCGCTTCTTGTATTGAAATATTCATTGAAGCGGCGAAAGATTGACCAAGCATTTGAATGTAAGCCGCCATCACTCCACCGGCAATTGTAGCCATACCGCCAGCCATAATAGTAAGTAGCTCGCTCTGCGTTAATCCTTTGATAAATGGTTTTATCATCAATGGCGCTTCTGATTGCCCGACAAATATATTTGCTGTATTCGATAGTGATTCTGCGCCGCTGGTGCCCATCAATCTAGCCATTATCCATGCCATCCCTTGAACTATTTTTTGCATAATCCCAAGGTGATATAACACGCTCATGAGCGTACCAAAAAATATTATGGTTGGAAGAACTTGAAATGCGAAAAAAACACCAAGACTTCCTTCATTTCCCGGGCCCAATCCCAGTGTGCCAAAAACAAATTTTGAACCTTCAGTAGTAAACTGCAGAATTAATACAAAAAAACTGCTAAGAAATCTAAAGAATTCTTTAGGCCAGCCTAGAGGAGAAAAGAATTGAGCTAATTGATCTCCTTTAATAATAAAAATTGCGAATGTAATTTGAATTGCTAAACCAGAAAAAACTAACCTCCAGTTAATTCTTCTTTTATTATTTGATAAGAGAAATGCAATACCAAGTATTACTGCAATTCCTAATAGTCCTTGTAAAAAATTTAAGAAAAAATTCATGTACTCCTCAATTATTCTGGGATATAATGACATTTACGGCAGCGCGCTTCATAACTATCTGCCGCGCCAACTAATACTCGTTCTTCGGAAATTATTTTGCGTTGGGTTTTATCAGCCGGATTGCCGCATATAACACAAATAGCTAATGTTTTGGTAATATACTCGGAGATTGCGAGTAATTGAGGCATTGGATCAAATGGAATGCCTTTATAATCTTGATCGAGTCCTGCTATTATTACTCTTTTTCCATTATTGGCAAGTTGGTTCACAATGTCAATCAAGTTAGATTTGAAGAACTGTGCTTCATCAATCCCAATAACTTGAGCATTTTTAGAAAGATCAAGAATTTCTTGAGCATCATCAATCAACACTGAGGGGAGAGATTGTTCGCTATGGGAAACAATTTCTCCGTCAGAATATCGATTAT
Coding sequences:
- a CDS encoding CoA-binding protein, with amino-acid sequence MNSETENICTILKKSRSIAVYGISSNSSRISRQIASFLKSSGYHVVGVNPSIDLAGDIVVYPNLKAIPHHIDIVNVFRRSEEIPELINDTLQIKPNVLWLQEGIRNDEAVKPIVEKGITVIQDKCIAVLYNHCKAIGS
- a CDS encoding NupC/NupG family nucleoside CNT transporter yields the protein MNFFLNFLQGLLGIAVILGIAFLLSNNKRRINWRLVFSGLAIQITFAIFIIKGDQLAQFFSPLGWPKEFFRFLSSFFVLILQFTTEGSKFVFGTLGLGPGNEGSLGVFFAFQVLPTIIFFGTLMSVLYHLGIMQKIVQGMAWIMARLMGTSGAESLSNTANIFVGQSEAPLMIKPFIKGLTQSELLTIMAGGMATIAGGVMAAYIQMLGQSFAASMNISIQEAQLLFATHLLGASVMAAPASLLISKIIIPEIGEPETKGKVKVNVEKTSSNVIEAAAAGASDGMQLAINVAAMLIGFIAIISLLNYLMGQIGDVTGLNAYLMANFNQTLSFQFLFGSILQFLAFSIGVPWDSAYYFGSLLGTKVVLNEFVAYLDMSKLIELKNLTNPKAILMATYALCGFANFSSIAIQIGGISPLAPERRGDLAKLGIRALIAGTLATLLTATLAGIMA
- a CDS encoding 16S rRNA (uracil(1498)-N(3))-methyltransferase, giving the protein MEPVFLSNTELYLSSSIDNGYVVITDEEQHHIINVMRHKINDNLNVTDGKGNIYNTEIVTITKTQLTAKIISTLTYPNTFQNIIFCIPRLKNNDRFEFALEKCVELGINRFIVFDSDRTVAKGNKIDRWQKLITSAMKQSLQAWLPTVSYAKNFNELMKLEGKKFIFDQKGEMRLNEIMSSGYSTELLMKDTLNYFVFGPEGGFSSEEYRVMSEELKIRLTSNRLRSETAIITAAVLLFTS
- a CDS encoding thymidine kinase — protein: MEFTPHSMPKETGWIEVIAGCMFSGKTEELIRRLRRAKIAKQSVLVFKPRIDNRYSDGEIVSHSEQSLPSVLIDDAQEILDLSKNAQVIGIDEAQFFKSNLIDIVNQLANNGKRVIIAGLDQDYKGIPFDPMPQLLAISEYITKTLAICVICGNPADKTQRKIISEERVLVGAADSYEARCRKCHYIPE
- a CDS encoding purine-nucleoside phosphorylase, which codes for MINFSEKYKSLLKQIETEAPFKPDICIVLGSGLGDFADKVDTKKSIATSSLNNYPKSTVQGHSGFLHFSEYKGKKLLIVQGRIHFYEGYDIEKCVLPIVIAAQLKINNLILTNAAGGVNSNFHPGDLMLASSFNAINLKRELSLLISLPSIEAKNSFIDFPSEKLNSSIMNAALEEKILLRHGVYWFTKGPSYETPAEIKMVQKFGGDAVGMSTVHEAIFAKSLGLEVSSISCITNYAAGLSSQKLSHKEVMETAEIVKKDFERLIKKSIELI